From the Cryomorphaceae bacterium genome, one window contains:
- a CDS encoding helix-turn-helix domain-containing protein has product MEVFAKLDGEIVEEIGVKLKALRKIRKWSQSDLAGKVGVSRKHISEIETGKGTSLLTFVKILKVFNKTEKLMEVLSGSSVSPKERFMKENK; this is encoded by the coding sequence ATGGAAGTGTTTGCGAAATTAGATGGTGAAATTGTGGAAGAAATCGGAGTGAAACTGAAAGCGCTCCGCAAAATCAGGAAATGGAGCCAGTCAGATCTCGCAGGCAAAGTGGGGGTAAGCCGCAAGCATATCAGCGAAATAGAGACGGGTAAAGGGACTTCGCTGCTCACTTTTGTGAAGATACTCAAAGTGTTCAACAAAACCGAAAAGCTAATGGAAGTGCTTTCGGGTTCTTCGGTTTCACCCAAAGAGCGGTTTATGAAAGAAAACAAATGA
- a CDS encoding type II toxin-antitoxin system HipA family toxin, which translates to MSSAKVTIWNTTVGYLTWDESNNAAVFEPDPDYLKANFNLSPVLHANKEEFLYGFDFHTRFEGMIPLFNDSLPDSFGNIVFKEWAEHQNLNTRKINPVERLLYTGHGGIGALEYHVSKKIHSAESELNPEELALISDQIIKGEYHHADYLLNPKALQNILSIGSSVGGAQAKVLLAIVGEENSGEQKFLAGDQGYTGPADYFIVKLEHDRQNLWSREKNRVEFVYNQMARNAGINVAESRLIFHADRVHFASKRFDRVNNQKLHKQTVNALTGFFGRNNEFGYEDIFRIMAFLKLPYPQQEQLFLQMTFNVLASNRDDHTKNFSFLMNPGGQWSLSPAYDLTYPLDPYQSFDIPHKISINQKVNSIQKSDLQAVARKVGIKRHNELIERVATSVQEFTNLAAQQDISRKTIHLIGKEIARNLSVCFGGRV; encoded by the coding sequence ATGAGCTCAGCCAAAGTCACCATATGGAACACCACGGTAGGCTACCTCACATGGGATGAGTCAAACAACGCCGCCGTTTTTGAACCCGACCCCGATTATCTCAAAGCCAACTTCAATCTTTCACCGGTATTGCATGCCAACAAAGAGGAGTTTCTGTACGGGTTTGATTTCCATACGCGTTTTGAGGGCATGATTCCCTTGTTCAACGACTCACTTCCCGATTCGTTTGGCAACATCGTGTTTAAAGAATGGGCGGAACACCAAAACCTGAATACCAGAAAAATCAACCCCGTTGAGCGACTTCTCTACACGGGTCATGGCGGTATTGGCGCGTTGGAGTACCACGTGAGCAAGAAAATACATTCGGCAGAAAGCGAACTGAACCCGGAGGAGTTGGCACTGATTTCAGACCAAATCATCAAGGGTGAATACCACCATGCAGATTACCTGCTCAACCCCAAAGCATTGCAAAATATCCTTTCCATAGGCTCGTCGGTTGGAGGGGCTCAAGCCAAGGTGTTGCTGGCCATTGTGGGTGAAGAAAACAGTGGTGAGCAGAAGTTTTTGGCGGGTGATCAAGGCTACACGGGGCCAGCAGATTATTTCATCGTAAAGTTGGAACACGACCGTCAAAACCTTTGGTCGCGGGAAAAGAACCGCGTAGAATTCGTGTACAACCAGATGGCCCGAAATGCCGGAATCAACGTAGCAGAATCAAGGTTGATTTTTCACGCAGACCGGGTGCATTTTGCCAGCAAGCGCTTCGATAGGGTGAACAACCAAAAACTACACAAGCAAACGGTCAATGCCCTCACCGGCTTTTTTGGCCGGAACAACGAGTTTGGGTACGAAGACATTTTTAGAATCATGGCATTCCTCAAGCTGCCTTACCCCCAACAAGAACAACTGTTTCTGCAAATGACTTTCAACGTGTTGGCGTCCAACCGCGATGACCACACCAAAAATTTCTCCTTCCTGATGAACCCCGGGGGGCAATGGTCACTGTCGCCGGCTTATGACCTGACCTACCCTCTTGACCCCTATCAGAGCTTTGATATTCCGCACAAGATATCCATCAACCAAAAAGTAAACAGCATACAGAAATCAGACCTTCAGGCCGTTGCCAGAAAAGTGGGTATCAAGCGCCACAATGAGCTGATTGAAAGGGTAGCAACAAGCGTTCAGGAATTCACCAATCTGGCGGCGCAGCAAGACATCTCCAGGAAGACCATCCATCTGATTGGGAAAGAGATAGCGCGCAACCTTTCGGTGTGTTTTGGTGGGAGGGTTTAA
- a CDS encoding XRE family transcriptional regulator, with product MSISFVVIAKSKNAMGTSGNIKELFENSFNELSAEEKTEHNAGILAMKFLGLVDAEMEARHISKKELSQKVGTSASFITQLFMGDRKPSWNMLARMQDALGLEFEVTLARPSQQV from the coding sequence ATGAGCATCTCTTTTGTGGTGATTGCAAAATCGAAGAACGCAATGGGAACGAGCGGAAACATAAAAGAGTTATTCGAAAACAGCTTCAACGAACTTTCGGCAGAAGAAAAAACCGAGCACAACGCGGGTATATTGGCCATGAAATTTCTGGGGTTGGTAGATGCAGAAATGGAAGCCCGGCATATTTCGAAAAAAGAACTGTCGCAAAAAGTAGGTACTTCTGCCTCATTCATTACCCAGCTATTCATGGGCGATAGAAAACCGAGCTGGAATATGCTGGCCAGAATGCAGGATGCGCTGGGTTTGGAGTTTGAGGTTACATTAGCGCGCCCTTCTCAACAAGTCTAA